One Setaria viridis chromosome 7, Setaria_viridis_v4.0, whole genome shotgun sequence genomic region harbors:
- the LOC117862865 gene encoding F-box/kelch-repeat protein At1g67480 isoform X1 translates to MLALVSPSEPSVQSQAYLSARMQLKFSAEQKPFSRMIIKEQSDSYSVLIPGLPEDLAKICLALVPRSYFPVMGSVSKSWMTFIGSKEFIAVRKEVGKLEEWIYVLTAGAGGHGSRWEVLGSLDQKKRILPPMPGPNKAGFGVVVLDGNLFVMAGYAADHGKEFVSDEVYSYDACLNRWTALAKMNVARRDFACAEVNGVIYVAGGFGPDGDSLSSVEAYNPQKNKWILIQSLRRSRWGCFACGFNDKLYVMGGRSSFTIGNSRSVDVYDPDRRSWDEIKRGCVMVTSHAVLDKRLFCIEWKNQRSLATFNPADNSWQRIPVPLTGSSSTRFCLGVLGKKVLLFSLEEEPGYQTLMYDPAAPTECEWQTSKLKPSGSCICSVTIEV, encoded by the exons ATGCTTGCACTTGTTTCACCAAGTGAACCTTCTGTTCAATCACAGGCGTACCTCAGTGCTAGAATGCAGCTCAAGTTTTCAGCTGAGCAAAAGCCCTTCTCCAGGATGATCATCAAAGAGCAGAGTGACTCATACAGCGTGCTGATACCTGGTTTGCCTGAAGATCTGGCAAAGATATGTCTTGCTCTTGTCCCTCGGAGCTATTTCCCTGTCATGGGTTCTGTGTCAAAGAGTTGGATGACATTCATCGGGAGCAAGGAGTTCATCGCTGTTCGAAAGGAGGTCGGGAAGCTCGAGGAGTGGATTTATGTCCTTACCGCTGGAGCAGGCGGTCATGGAAGCCGTTGGGAGGTGCTGGGGAGCTTGGATCAGAAGAAGAGGATACTTCCTCCTATGCCTGGACCAAACAAAGCTGGCTTTGGTGTGGTTGTTCTTGATGGAAACCTTTTCGTCATGGCTGGCTATGCTGCTGACCATGGAAAAGAATTCGTTTCTGATGAGGTGTACAGCTATGATGCTTGTCTGAACAG GTGGACTGCACTCGCCAAGATGAACGTTGCACGACGCGACTTCGCCTGCGCAGAGGTCAATGGTGTAATATATGTGGCTGGTGGATTTGGACCTGATGGTGATAGCCTGAGCAGCGTTGAAGCATACAATCCACAGAAGAACAAATGGATACTGATCCAGAGTCTCCGCAGGTCGAGGTGGGGATGCTTTGCTTGTGGGTTCAATGACAAGTTGTACGTCATGGGTGGCCGTTCAAGCTTCACCATTGGCAATTCCCGCTCTGTCGACGTGTATGATCCTGATCGCCGCTCTTGGGATGAGATCAAGAGAGGCTGTGTAATGGTCACCTCTCATGCTGTCCTTGACAAGAGGCTGTTCTGTATTGAATGGAAGAACCAGCGGTCACTTGCAACATTTAACCCGGCAGACAACTCTTGGCAGAGGATCCCGGTGCCGCTTACTGGCAGTTCCAGCACTCGATTCTGCCTTGGGGTGCTCGGCAAGAAGGTCCTGCTATTTTCACTGGAGGAAGAACCTGGGTACCAGACACTGATGTATGACCCAGCAGCGCCAACAGAATGTGAGTGGCAGACGTCTAAGCTCAAGCCTTCAGGGTCATGTATATGCAGTGTGACCATTGAAGTCTGA
- the LOC117862865 gene encoding F-box/kelch-repeat protein At1g67480 isoform X2, translating to MQLKFSAEQKPFSRMIIKEQSDSYSVLIPGLPEDLAKICLALVPRSYFPVMGSVSKSWMTFIGSKEFIAVRKEVGKLEEWIYVLTAGAGGHGSRWEVLGSLDQKKRILPPMPGPNKAGFGVVVLDGNLFVMAGYAADHGKEFVSDEVYSYDACLNRWTALAKMNVARRDFACAEVNGVIYVAGGFGPDGDSLSSVEAYNPQKNKWILIQSLRRSRWGCFACGFNDKLYVMGGRSSFTIGNSRSVDVYDPDRRSWDEIKRGCVMVTSHAVLDKRLFCIEWKNQRSLATFNPADNSWQRIPVPLTGSSSTRFCLGVLGKKVLLFSLEEEPGYQTLMYDPAAPTECEWQTSKLKPSGSCICSVTIEV from the exons ATGCAGCTCAAGTTTTCAGCTGAGCAAAAGCCCTTCTCCAGGATGATCATCAAAGAGCAGAGTGACTCATACAGCGTGCTGATACCTGGTTTGCCTGAAGATCTGGCAAAGATATGTCTTGCTCTTGTCCCTCGGAGCTATTTCCCTGTCATGGGTTCTGTGTCAAAGAGTTGGATGACATTCATCGGGAGCAAGGAGTTCATCGCTGTTCGAAAGGAGGTCGGGAAGCTCGAGGAGTGGATTTATGTCCTTACCGCTGGAGCAGGCGGTCATGGAAGCCGTTGGGAGGTGCTGGGGAGCTTGGATCAGAAGAAGAGGATACTTCCTCCTATGCCTGGACCAAACAAAGCTGGCTTTGGTGTGGTTGTTCTTGATGGAAACCTTTTCGTCATGGCTGGCTATGCTGCTGACCATGGAAAAGAATTCGTTTCTGATGAGGTGTACAGCTATGATGCTTGTCTGAACAG GTGGACTGCACTCGCCAAGATGAACGTTGCACGACGCGACTTCGCCTGCGCAGAGGTCAATGGTGTAATATATGTGGCTGGTGGATTTGGACCTGATGGTGATAGCCTGAGCAGCGTTGAAGCATACAATCCACAGAAGAACAAATGGATACTGATCCAGAGTCTCCGCAGGTCGAGGTGGGGATGCTTTGCTTGTGGGTTCAATGACAAGTTGTACGTCATGGGTGGCCGTTCAAGCTTCACCATTGGCAATTCCCGCTCTGTCGACGTGTATGATCCTGATCGCCGCTCTTGGGATGAGATCAAGAGAGGCTGTGTAATGGTCACCTCTCATGCTGTCCTTGACAAGAGGCTGTTCTGTATTGAATGGAAGAACCAGCGGTCACTTGCAACATTTAACCCGGCAGACAACTCTTGGCAGAGGATCCCGGTGCCGCTTACTGGCAGTTCCAGCACTCGATTCTGCCTTGGGGTGCTCGGCAAGAAGGTCCTGCTATTTTCACTGGAGGAAGAACCTGGGTACCAGACACTGATGTATGACCCAGCAGCGCCAACAGAATGTGAGTGGCAGACGTCTAAGCTCAAGCCTTCAGGGTCATGTATATGCAGTGTGACCATTGAAGTCTGA